The following proteins are encoded in a genomic region of Bubalus kerabau isolate K-KA32 ecotype Philippines breed swamp buffalo chromosome 15, PCC_UOA_SB_1v2, whole genome shotgun sequence:
- the LOC129628565 gene encoding putative olfactory receptor 5AK3, producing the protein MEQNNGTTVTEFILLGFAGQHKSWHVLFTVFLVIYVVTLVGNIGMILLIKTDSSLHTPMYFFLQNLAFVDLCYTSAITPKMLQSFVETKQSISFIGCMVQLLVYGAFATSDCYILAAMAVDRYVAICNPLRYGTVMSQRVCSQLLTGSYFMGFLNASVNTSFVFSLNFCKSNKINHFFCDAPPVLALSCSSIYLNIMLLTVFVGFNLTFTVSVVIFSYMFILIAILKISSAAGRKKAFSTCASHLTAVSIFYGTLSYMYLHHRTIESQEQEKMASVFYGIIIPMLNPLIYSLRNQDVREALKGVGKKCF; encoded by the coding sequence ATGGAACAAAACAATGGCACTACAGTGACTGAATTCATTCTCCTGGGATTTGCGGGTCAACACAAGTCTTGGCACGTCCTCTTCACAGTATTTCTAGTGATCTACGTGGTCACCCTGGTGGGTAACATTGGCATGATCCTCCTCATCAAGACTGACTCTTCCcttcacacccccatgtactttttcctccaAAACTTGGCTTTTGTTGATCTCTGCTACACCTCTGCTATCACTCCAAAAATGCTGCAAAGCTTTGTAGAAACAAAGCAATCCATCTCATTCATAGGATGTATGGTGCAATTGCTAGTCTATGGGGCTTTTGCAACAAGTGATTGCTACATCCTGGCGGCTATGGCAGTGGACCGTtatgtggccatctgtaaccCACTTCGCTATGGAACTGTTATGTCCCAGAGAGTCTGCAGTCAACTCTTAACTGGTTCATACTTCATGGGTTTCCTAAATGCTTCTGTAAACACaagttttgttttctcattgaacTTTTGCAAATCCAATAAAATTaatcactttttctgtgatgcGCCCCCAGTTCTGGCCCTCTCATGCTCTAGTATTTACTTGAACATCATGCTCCTAACAGTCTTTGTGGGGTTTAACTTGACATTCACCGTGTCAGTTGTCATCTTTTCCTACATGTTTATCCTGATCGCCATCCTAAAGATCTCTTCTGCTGCAGGGAGGAAGAAAGCCTTCTCCACGTGTGCCTCCCACCTGACAGCTGTCAGCATTTTCTATGGGACACTCTCTTACATGTATCTGCACCATCGCACCATAGAATCTCAAGAGCAAGAAAAAATGGCTTCTGTGTTTTATGGCATTATAATCCCCATGTTAAATCCCCTCATTTATAGTCTGCGAAACCAAGATGTGAGAGAAGCCCTGAAAGGAGTTGGAAAGAAGTGTTTCTAG